CATGTTAGAAGTAGGTCTGTTTTGTGACCGTAGGACAACTTTGCAAGATTTGGTGGTATCTCTGTGTTAATTTTGCTGACAAATCATATGGAATATATTAATGCAAAAGATGATGATAGCCAGTTGTATACATCATAGTAATAGAATATACTAGCTGTATATCGCattcaataaatttatcatacaattaaaaatatatcgtCATAATATAACGTCGACTGTCCTTGTTTTAATGTCTTCTCGCCTCTGTCATAAACAAGTATGATATAAAGCCGCATTTTACCATACGAACGTTTTTCCAGCCTCCATCACGTGTGCACAGTTGACTAGCATGGGAACCTCGATGCTGAGTTCACTGACCACATCCCAGCTGTCCGGAATCCAGGACACAGACTTCACCCAGTGCGCCAGTCTGCTGGGGAGTCCCACTGACTACAGTACAGAGCAAAAACAGGCCCTGGCTACAGTCGCCAAGCGAGCCACGGTAAGTGCCGCTTCTTCAGAGTGCAACTGTCTGGCAAACATATACTTGAATGATGTACATACGTATATAAGgcaaatcattaaatttaagtaggtgttttttttcctaaaatatgAGTTTTATTTGCAAAGACAAAGCATACTCGAGTAATGTATGAAGTGTCATGTTGGATGCTTCATTAATTTATAAGTGTGTACAATACTTGTTAAATTCACTCTACTTAAAAGCGGTATACTGTTTcgaatttatttgaaatgtttgcagtagacattttgaTAGCGAGTATTTACCTTACAGGTGTACGGTGCCCCTAGCACTTGGTCATCGGCCACCATTCAGAGCCTCGGTTCTATTAACCAGGGACTGACCTCCACAGAGCACGACACAATGACCTTCACCTATGACGACATCGCTCAGCTTGGCGCGTTCTCAGAGTGGGAAGATACTCAGGTGAGATATAAACCAACAAATGATACACAGTAACACTTTTGGTTATGGTTTTAAACGTGTAAATtacatgcaaaaataaaaaaaaaacaaaaaaacactgAATAGTACAACAGACAACAACTCTTTTTGGTTTGAAGCAAACACTGTTGAATTGAAGAATATATTTGTACTTGTCTTAAAAAAGTGAGTCAAAGCGGATTGCAAGCAAATATGTCAGGAAAAAACAATGCAAATAAGTGTAACAGTCCTCGCACATAATAAATAAGTCAAGACTGTTGAGGGTTCGACTTGGCTTTATGTATTAAGAATTTTGACCCTGTAACAATTGCATAACATATATCAGgcataaaataacataaaatagaCATGTTTATTATAGAATTTCTGATATACAATATCAACATtatcaataataattaaatcaattacaAGGGAGATAACTTTATATTACGTGCATATATTGTATACAAATATAAGCCTCCCAATATAAGACAATTACACAAAATATACTAATCATACCATTCTGTTGGAAAGGGCCTTTATCAAAAATCTTATTATTGCCATATGATGTAATGTCATATGAATCTGTAAATTTAGATATGATAAATACcttgtttttgtaataaaacaatattaaaggTGGTTGTTATCTCTTGAATcaatatggcatatttgaatttttcgatatatgcagcttaagcgggtgcaaaaattccaccttggcactggcataattatccggcaccgtgtaatttacatataaaatatctTAGTGAGACAAGGTATTGTTtgcttattacatgtaactttatcTTTGATGTCTTACTTTATTCAGAAGAAATATGTGATAAGGAAATTATCTACTGCAGAATTACTaggtaaacattttaataaataaattagatatattGTTACTAGtattaataataaacatattaaCTTACCAATACAGAGGAAATGTCAATTTTATATCAGTATAAGGTTTTTGTCAGGTCTGTCATAAATATACTTTGACTGCCCAAATCAAGATCATGACAAAGAGTAACCAAAATCTAAGAACTTTTGGAGGGAAAACCTTGCTAACCAATCCAAACACAGAATAGAAACTAAAACACCAACACGATTAAAAGACATATCTAATATTTGGCCATTACTTAATTATATACCTCAGACAGTTTCACTGACCAGCCAAGCACTATGCTTGACTGCATACTAATTGCTTAAGTAATATCAAAGACTACCTGATGTAGgtataaatctatttaaataACAACCTTGACTATGCAAGATATAATACACAGCATAATTATATTACTAGAATACATTATAATAACAATAcacttatcatatatatatattatataaaatgattctGCCACATAAGCAGAGGGGTTTTATCCCAAACTTATCAAAGATGTTTATGTACGTTtagatttttgaacatttatttatagGTCTATATgaaatcttgttttcatataCTTTTTTCGACATATGAATTTATGTTGTTTTAGAAAACCACCATTTTCAGTAAATGGACAAAATCAAGTTCCATTTCAACGATCACATCATCTGAACTTCGTTCCCTGGGTCACATGACTTGCGCCATGACAACAAGTCAGATACAGCAAATTACCACGAGCGTTTACGAGTAAGTATTTGCTTCTTCATTACTAAAACACAAATGAATTTCAACTTTGTCATAACTATTTGATGATTAAGTATTTAGTTCTTCGTAATTAAAACATGTTAGTATCCACTGTGTCAAAGCACAGACAAAGAAAGTTTTAACTTCGTGAAAACTCAAACATAGATATTAATTAACTTCGTCACAgctgaaaaataagtaaaatcatATCAACTTCGTCATGACACggaaataagtacatgtaagtatctAATTCGTATATCTCAGACATAAATAAGTAATCACTTCGTCATAACTTAGAGTTTAAGTCTgtaaggacccccccccccccacccgtcACAATTCAAGTTTGAATTAAAATCCAGTATGTCATGATTCAGAAGGAGTCCATATTGACAACCGGTAGTTACGTAAGTAATTGAAGGTAAACGGTTTATGTTGGCCAAAGGATGGTACTCTCTAAGTCTTCTTTTATCTGACTTATTGTACTGAatcctttaaaagcaaaatgtttattattaaaagGACACTCTTTGTAACCCAGTTTCCCATTTTCCACAATTTTCAGAGATTCCGCTGATAAAGTTGGTGAAGTGACAAGCTGTAGCGCCACACAGATGGTAGAATTCGTCAACCACGCCAAGACCGCGTACGGATCTACTGTCTCTAACTGGACCACGGTTCAAATCACCAACGTGGGAGTTCACATCGGTACCGAGACTTTTTTATACCATTGGGAAGGGGGGTAGGGCTGCTGAATCTAAGTTTGATCTTATAGAGGGTTGATTAAATGGTGTAGCAACATGTACCACATATGTATACTCCCTAACTAAGCCCACAAATACAATGATTATTGTGCATGAGATTTTCTGTTTACTCCGCTAGGTGGCCTGAGCAAGACAGAGATCGCCACGCTGACCGACACACAGATAGACGAGATCTTGGCCTCCCACATCACTCTTATTCCGTCCTCCGTATTCTCTGTGAGTAACCCCTTCCTACATGCTCAGGTGTCTTTCCAATCAATACATCACACTTGATTCAcattattgttttgtttgtgtCTGGTTTACATATCGCTTTCTGTTCAGGGCTTCACTGCCACACAGCTGAGGAATCTCAGCCCTGCTCAGGCCCAGGCCTCAACCACCACCCAGAGATCCACCCTCAGCGCCTCACAGATCTCGGCGCTGGAGGCTGCCGCGGGAGTATCATATACCAGCTCTAGCGGAGGTATATAATGATAATTGTAATTAGGTGATATAAAAGGGTCAAAAGTGTCCTTCATAAtcatgatgaaatttttttaggAGAGAATCCGGTATTTTACATATAGATGACTAAGGTATACATTTTGTTTTCCAGTGGAGCGTTCGGTCCAAGTGTCATGGCTGGTTTTAGCTTTGACAGTGGTACTGAAGCTGAGCCTGTAATGGGGAGACAACCCATGTAGTAGTGAAACCAAAGAGAGACAACTGTGATATTAATGTTATAGACTAGACAcccgtgatttttttttttacttaaattatAATTGTTGTAAATTCGtcattttaaatctaaataaatTACAGACGGTGTCGGCATGATGCATTGTGTTTTAACCGCTGGCGGTTGAAGCTCAAATGATTGCTGTATACTAGATGTCGCttcgttaaaaaaataaattccagaATTTAAGTAATTTCTTGCGTTTTGCTACTGATTACAATGTGAGACTTACATCAAGTTGATGACAATTGTATCCCAATCAGTAAGCATACGTGATGTAACAGTAGTTTCTGTGTCAATGATACAGTTGTTAGGTAAAAACAGCAGTAAAGAAATGACAGCACAATTTCTATAGTATACCGTCCAAAATTTGTCTAAGCATAGCATGTACCTGTTTCTCTGTCATTGAGCCCACAactgttgaaaaataaaatatttttaattatggtTCTTTGTACTTATTGATTTTAGTCTTCGTCGTTATTAATATATGATAATTTCAACCAACCAATTGCATTGTAAATGCTTTTTGATGTAAGTTAATGTAATTTTACTTTACAATTGGGAATTAATGTacatcaaaaatttattttaaatctaatCAATAAACAGTACGGAATGGTAAAACTGAGAAATGAATGGCTttacatttttgggagttgattttaatgtcagttactcagacaaaccgataaatcgaaagtgaaacagtgtttggacctcggcacaaatcattgctgctgacaagacttagttcctgaaaataatcgataaattcgatgtaatgtatgctaaagcattgtttttcaaggaaacttatttataaataccttgaaaatagtcagattgtaaatggtacgaacaatttaaatattttttgtagtcgtatgtattcctacgccagagttcaatatatagtctcgttcaactcgacgctcggctgtctccgtaaatccttgtcggagatttacggtgtcagccgagcgtttggttgaacgagactagagttcaatattgcttggatccatacaattttcgaaaaatatttctgttactgatacatagtttgatcgAATTaagttttatctttaaatattatttaacatgattcatatgggggtttctcgacattcttgtcgaaaaagtccaaaaattcatattataaaaatgtgcgtaattcaaattagaaactacatgtacttgtcatgcaaaataacatatcattgattttgaaataactaaacatcgacaaaatcaactcccgtcagttcttcaggaCTTTGATTTTACATTTGGTGTATGAATAAAGAGTACATGTAAGAACATGGCACAAAAATCCAACgttcttttatcatttatcttTTATCTACTTAATGAGATATTtccactttttagctcacctgaaccgaaggttcaagtgagcttttctgatcacccgttgtccgtcgtccgtccgtccgtccgtccgtctgtccgtccgtctgtaaacttttcacattttcaacttctcaaaaaccactgggccaaatttaaccaaatttggtacaaagcatccttatggaaagggggttataaattgttaaaataaagggcaaagcccttttcaaaagggagataattgcgaaacagtaggtttagggtgcatgtctttaaaaatcttcttctcaagaaccacggcaccagaaatgccaatatttacacaaaagcttgtatatatagtgaagattctaaattgtaaaaatcgtgaccctcggaccaaaactggggccccaggcggggttcaaagtttaacatagaaatacataggaaaatgttttaaaaatcttcttctcaagaaccactgcaccagaaatgccaatatttacacaaaagcttttatatatagtgaagattctaaattgtaaaaatggtgaccctcggaccaaaactggggccccaggcggggttcaaagtttaacatagaacaacatatggaaaatgtttaaaaaatgttcttctcaagaaccactgcaccagaaatgccaatatttacacaaaaacttgtatatatagtaaagattctaaattgtaaaaatcgtgaccctcggaccaaaactggggccccaggcggggttcaaagtttaacatagaaatacataggaaaattttttaaaaatcttcttctcaagaaccactgcaccagaaatgccaatatttacataaaagcttgtatacatagtgaagattctaaattgtaaaaatcgtgaccctcggaccaaaactggggccccaggcggggttcaaagtttaacatagaaatacataggaaaatgttaaaaaatcttcttctcaagaaccactgcaccagaaatgccaatatttacacaaaagcttgtatatatagtgaagatttaaaattgtaaaaatcgtgcccctcggaccaagactggggccccaggcggggttcaaagtttaacatagaaataccttaggaaaatgtttaaaaaatcttcttctcaagaaccactgcaccagaaatgccaatatttacacaaaagcttgtatgtataatgaagattctaaattgtagaaatcgtgaccctcggaccaagactggggccccaggcggggttcaaagtttaacatagaactacatatgaaaaatgtttaaaaattttcttctcaagaaccacttcaccaaaaatgccaatacatacacaaaaggttgtatacatagtgaagattgtaaaaatcgtgacccccaaacaaaaagtggggccccagtaggggtttagattttaacatatgtaggaaaatgttttaaaatcttcttctcaagaactatagtgcaactgtttgggatattactatgcatacatgtacatccttaaataatgtagattcaaaaaattgtaactcccggacaattgatgggcaccaagaagggttcaaaatttaaacattttaaaaaacataaaggaaaagtttaaaaattttcttctcaagaactacaatgttttagtttgtggaatttctatgcatgcatccttcgcttatgtagattcctaattggtaaaatcgtgacccccggaccaatactggggccccaagatggggtcaaaatttattaaagaaatataaaggtaacatgttaaaaaatcttcttctcgagaactacaatgcttcaatttgtgagattactatcatgcatacaaccttggataatgaaggttcgacagtttaaaaatagtgacccctggactaatactagagacccaagatgggtttaaagttaaatgtagaagtaccggtatatatggaaaatgtttaaaaatcttcttttcgagaactacaatgcatcaatttgtcagataactacgtcagcaccctcaagtagtgtagattcgaaattataaaagccgtgatctcaatctaatactggggcccccaagaggtgttcaaagtttagcatagaaatatagagggaaaatgttgaaaaatctttttctagggaactataatgcttcagcttgtgagataactaggcaagaatccttaaataatgtagattccaaataattaaaactttagcactggactaatactgtggccccaagaggggttcaaagtttaacatagaaagatatattgaaaatgtttttaaaaagtttttctcgagaactataatgctacagtttgtgagattactatgcaagaatcctcaaattgtgtaaactccaatgtagtggaaccaagagttatctttcttgtgttctgtacagtctgagagttattcctcttgaagtggaactctgctatgttcagtttttcaggttgtgtacgtgtggtcccaccgcagtgcttcacattttcattcctatgttactatttatgttgttcaagccaaccataaacctcggaccataactgggtccccagaaaggggttcaatgtttaaaatagaaaaagcatatgctacgaaatgtaatgttacaaggaactgctgttcaggtgagcgatgtggcccatgggcctcttgtttatctTCTCATTACATATACATGCTTCTGTTTTTCCTATTCATATAGCTGTAGTCTAAGCTCTTCCATTACTTATATACCTACATTCCTTTCTCTACATTTTTATCAGATTTTTGCTAATCATACATCTCGCTTCCTTTTCTGTCAACTCGGAGTACAACCATGTCACTGAAGAACCAACGACAATATTACAATAGTTTGGAAAAATAGGTGGGTGCATTTGTTTAAACTGAGTCGACCAACTTCTTACAACAAGAAAAGAgtaataacataaaaatacttTCTCTAAAATATTTGAAGACCTTGAGATCAATGTTATATAAGATCACGCGACTAACTTCAGGCCACCGTCTCAAGCCACTATTACGAGTACACATAAATCTCTCCCAGATGAAAAAGGTAGAGGATTGGGCATAAAAACCATGGTTTGCTAGGATGTCTAAGTCACCAAGATTAAAGAATGGTTGTCTTATTGGTGTTAGTCTCACTTACCCCAGACTCTTACTCTCAAGACTTGACTCGTACGAAAGTCTCTCACACAAGTCAAGTCTCGAGGGCAAGAGTCTAGGGTAAGCAAGACTAAGCTCCTGGAAGTGAGACTTTAGAGAGATTGATCCTGAAGATTTAATGCTTTATGGTTCTGacatatttaaagataatttaaaggggcatggtcacgattatggtcaaattcaattttactgtttttattatttacgatgctttaggaatgtatttctaatgatcatgtgaaatttgagagtcaggcGTAGAGTTTTTAGCCAGATCcaaggctcacaattctttgtcatgtaaacaatgctcgtgccctgtttttgtttacatatgttcaacataccagtaaaaaatcattttcaagctgatttgtctatcttcttattcattttaagaataaataaagagtttctaacgtttaacactcATTTTAGGgtataaaaatggtatttttacttcaacattcaaaatgtaaacaaaatttttgttgttctttttcattttaatcttaaataaacagtttctaccgtttaaaacaatcatttcaggtctaaaactggaatttaacttcaacattcaaaatgtaaacaaaagctttgtttacatagcaaagaactgtaagctctgtaactcgtttATAACTTAACAGGTGatactcaaattttagttgcctattaaaaatgccttactgaacaattgtaaacattaaaatcggacaaataatttttgaccaaaatcgtgaccatgcccctttaacaaacTGAACAAAAACCACTTCTTTCTATCACTGTTTATTTCATTCGTGTCTTATCTTGaacacaaataaattttattacataaaatggCTAATTTTTCACTTGCAGAACAAACAATAGAATGAGAAAAACCATTTTGAGAGTGAAACTCTTTGGAAAAAGAAAACTAAGTGACAACaaaattgttcttaaaatttcatttcttggatacatacaatgtactttaatttagtaacatcatttattgaaaaaaacacCAAGGACCCCCCTTGAATTGTTCTAGTATGCCCTCACACTTGTTGCTAGCCTTAGCACCACCTGTAGCTGGCGTGTTGCTAGGAGTAGTCATCTTCGTTGCTGTCAGGTTGCTGTGGCAGCTGAAGCTGCTGTTGCTGCAAAGCTTGCTGGGTCTGGAGCCATTGCTGCTGCTCTAAAAGAGCCTGTTCTTGTTTGGCCTGAAACCATGGGAACAAAAggataaaaacattatttacatatgtatatacatgtaggtgtaaaaacattatttaaatatgtatatacacGTAGgtgtaaaaacaatatttaaatatgtatatacatgtaggagtaaaaacataatttaaatatgtatatacatgtaggtgtaaaaacattatttacatatatctatacatgtaggtgtaaaAACAtctaataaatattacaaatagcattttttatacatgtatatttgtggGCTGAAAGTTTTTTTAACAGGTTCAATTGCAATGTCATTTTGTGAAAACACTACAagtataaattatatgtataaaaaacagAGATCCCAGATTCCATAATTTGTTAAGGCTATACTATTTATGAATGAAGGATACCtacaaaatccatgaaaattgccCTGTCATAATTCCTAATAAGGTACATATATACACATCCCTATAGTCAGagaaatgttaattttctgtCTGTTTACATACTTTGGGAAAGCAAAAAACTTATAGGTTCTAAAGAATAAAGATAGGAATTACAAATATGTCTGGATGAAAGAGTAAAGAACAAAAGAaaagaatctttaaaaaaacaatattaattcATATGCTATTCAAGTCATTTTAACCAAAGATACATGTCAGTGAGAACTTTTGAGACTCTACATAAGATACAGACCTTGGCAAACAGTTCCTGCTGTTGTCGGAGCAGCTCTTCCTCGGGAATTCCTAGATTTTCCAGGCGGGAACTTCCTCGTCTTTTCTTGGCAGCTACAGCTTTTGTCTCTTCCAAAACTGCTTCAGCGTCTTCTTTGTAATTCCCAAACCCAAGGTGATCAAGTGCTTAAACCAAGTTTGAATAATTTTAGAAGCAAAATGAGTAGCATTGCAGTGTATAAACATGAAATTCGGGTacaatatttagattttattaCCAGGTACATCCAATATGGGGCAataagaaatcaagaaaaaaattatcatttttgttttcagttgTTTCTGAGCTTCACttacaaattataataatagtaacattgaaaataattgttaagtattaaaatgaagatcataaataatgataaattatgGTTGTATAGATTAGAATAGAACTCTTCAAATCATTTATACAGGTGAATGTTTGGGTTCATTTGCCAAAAGAGCAAATGTAACTtaaaggtatatacatgtatatccctgACTAATGACATGTAATGTTTCGATTTAGCAATTCACATTTGAAGTCACTGTAGAATGTGTAGTATGGTAGAGGTTTATAATGAGATGCTTTAGCTTGGATTCGGATGCAGAAGCTTTTACCAAAAGAAAACATTCGGTAAGAGATAACAGCATTATCAGGGATCAATActgttaatatattttgattggCTGTTCGTTCGCTCTAAAACGCGTTCGCCCTTGACGCCGTTCGCTCTAGTTTTCGTTCGCCCTAGGTCCGTTCGCTCTTGACGCCGTTCGCACTGTGTCCGTTCGCCTTAATTTCATAAaggattaattaatttatatatttttgtgtattctGGTCAATTTAACCATTTTGAAAGATACatttataattaatgaaaacaattccGACCTTTCTACTTCTACATAATAATCACCATGGTTGACAGTAGTTTAAAAAAGATAGAATAGGTGATAATCATCTGCTAGGCTTCTGAATGAGCCAATTAAAGtctcaaattttttaattgtttaaaaacaccAAGCGAATCATTCTAAAAACAAGAAGACGGTTATCGACAATGTACGGCAATAAAATCTTACAATTAACGTATACCAGTAACGTCATTTTTGATGAAggaaaaacatattatataccAATAATCAATAAAAGTTAACAAGTTTTAAGTTAAAcgtaaatgaaataatttataatattgtttattcATAAACAAGGAGCGATCAAGGTTAAAGGCGAACGATTATTTGGGCGAACGATAATTAGAGCGAAGGGACCTAGAGCGAACGGACTATGGCGAACATGTGGATAGGGCGAACGCACCCGATACCGTTAATATATAGGTCCCTGGCATTACACAACATTTCTTTCTTTACCTGCAATGATGTGTTCGGGGGAAATTGTTTTCTTGCTTTGCTTGTTGCAGATTTCATTTGCCTCAGAAGAAACTAAGTGAATAAACTCAGTGCAGCAGTTAAGGATAAGTTCGCGGGCGTCGTTTGCCACGCGTATGTTTGGTATGAGTTCCTTTATCATTTTGTTCAGAGCTGCACGGGGGATGCTCAGTTCATCTTCATCCTTATTCTCTGTCGACATTTTATCCATAATGAAAGTTGTGTTTGATCACTCGTTTACATCCTTAAAATATCTatgaatgaacaaaaaaaaaataagcatacataaatgattatatatcaaatttgtagtgtttgttatttctttttatacgCAGCCCGAAATTTCTCGACATTGTTGTcagtatctttattttttgctcaCTCTTTAAGTATTGTAATCAAACAATTTGTGAAGCCATGATAGATTTTTACTCCTACATTGTCTTAACATTATTTACTATCTGAATACACTTTTGCTAGTACTTACAGGGAAATAGTTTACCACATctctaaactaaaaaaaatattcacagcTTTGGTCCAATCGtaactactcggccatttccgtcactGCAACCAACGGAAAAGGGCGAGCGTGATCCGAATGAGCTTGGTCATCTTGTTGAATACCGATCCCGacgttaaaataaataattttaaaagtaatttaaatcAAAGCATAATAAAGCATGATATAGGCGCATCTGTTTCAATGACCGTTTAGATatttatctaaattttaaactggtgcatttaaaaataataatagatgAGCCAAATACTGAATtgttaataaaaacattaaatctttttattaacgACTTTCAAGAGGGCCATGGATCGACAGGACTCATCCGATCGCCGATTTTGATTTGTGTGTCGTCTGTTCACACAATAGACAATGTTGTCCGTTGTGTG
The nucleotide sequence above comes from Magallana gigas chromosome 2, xbMagGiga1.1, whole genome shotgun sequence. Encoded proteins:
- the LOC105348452 gene encoding protein Dr1, which translates into the protein MDKMSTENKDEDELSIPRAALNKMIKELIPNIRVANDARELILNCCTEFIHLVSSEANEICNKQSKKTISPEHIIAALDHLGFGNYKEDAEAVLEETKAVAAKKRRGSSRLENLGIPEEELLRQQQELFAKAKQEQALLEQQQWLQTQQALQQQQLQLPQQPDSNEDDYS